atattatCCGCATTCctcaatttgttttttttaataaaatgaaatgtttaatttgtttaaattttaaaaatattttatttctttaatgataaatatatataactcGAGAAATTGAGGGGTagacattttctttttatttttcagaaagagagaaaaaagttaaaaataagaaaagaaaatatatatccTCTTTTTCTCaagctatattttaaaaaaaattattttaattcaaagaaaattgttacttataaaaaatattattaataatattttgaagatatttattattaatgaaatctaataattttaaattttaaaataaaacttttcattTTATCTAAAAGTGAAGAAAATAAACAGAGAAATATagagaatattttttaaattattttctttgtttttatttagataaaaaataaaacacatataataatgaatttattttttaaaaatattaaaaataaaaaaggcttacaattattttaagaaaaacagTAATAAAAAcccaatattttttatttttgacatatttctctcatatatatatatatatatatataattaattaaaatacagagtatatttattaaaaaaaagtataagataaatatattaaaagtaaagaatgttgaattttttttaccattaactTATAGcaaatactaaattttattaaatttttttaaatattaaaattaataagataaaaattcaaataaattaattttgataaaaatctaAACGAATAAAAGGTGAAgagattaaatttatttattaaaatttatgtttttgggTTATGGAagactcatttccatttttaactaaagattattaaatttaaatttaattgatttagcAAAGGAGTAAAAATAAGTTgagttttattaattaaaagggCATTGATGTGGGAAGCTTTCACAGGTTGCTAAGCTGACTGCGCTTAAAAGTCAAAAGACAAACCGTTGACTCAACGGTCCAACCAATCCCTCAACCATATCACTTAAACCTTTTCATGTTACCTCTTCCAGATGCAAGAGCCACACTCCACCAACTTGCCAGGGACCCACTAATTGGATCAGCTCATTGACTCAAAGTCGCGTCCGCCCGGTAATGGCGGGACATGTCTTTTTCGtaatttaagatttaaataataaaatatttataaattaataattttcatttttacttatatttttaattaaacatgtgattttaaaatttattaaattaatttttaattaaaataaaataaaaatgttaaataaataaataaattctaatgTTATATTATGAATTAAGTCACAAACTCGTGTATTAATCTCTTATAAGCAATTGGTGCAACACAGACACATATATAAGTAAGCTAAAAGCTTTAAAATCCCTAATACTTCCTACCAACatctgatttaaataattttgaattagtcAAAATATGGTTATTATAGGTAAGCTTTAAAAtatagataataaaaaaaataaaaatttgataattttatttatttaaacacTTAGGATAAAATAAATCGatatatttaaactaaatttaattatttgatttaattctgTGTGCGTGAGGTATACTTCTCTTATGTAAACCCATTTATAAACTAAGgagaaacttttatttttaatttatataaaatttaaaactttgaaaTAGAAAacatttttcaataatttttcatatatttcaaAAGTTCTGAAAATATTCGGCTAGGCTAAAAGTgtgtatatatttaaatttaatgactTTTGGATTATGATCCATATTTGACTTGAGAAGACTTAACaaacaaaaatttaatgaaacttTTAGCTTCTAGTAACTAAATACCTTTTACGTAAGTTAAAATTCTATTAATCTCATTATCCCTTACGATTCTCGTGGTTAACTTTATTTTGCACTAATAGTCATATGTGTACCTAATATTTCATAAATGCTCTAGAAATTATATCATAATTGCATAGGAGCACCGCATTCCATACTTATATAGATAATATTATCAAGAATATTGTAATTTATATAACATCCATAAAGGATATGAATATTATTAAGAACTTTTAGCTCATCTTCTCCACTTACAATGGTTGGATTCCTATTGCTGTTAATTTCAGATTGAATCAAGTCTCATTCCcttaatatttcatttattagtTTTCTTCCCTAAAAGTTTAGTAAGGAAATCCGCCAAATTTACTTCTGATTTCACTTAGTCAATGgaaataattttatcttttaactgTTGCTTAATCACATATCTTAGATGAATATGTGTATTTTTATCATtagaagttttattttttataatggcTATTGTTACTTGGCAATCATAACGCATTGACATAGATAGTGTTAGTTTTATTTCcaacaaaaaatttataaagaaatttcTTAGCTACTCAACCTCATTTCGAGCTAATTTCATAACAATGAACTCTAATTCCATAGTGAATTTAGCAATAATAGTTTATTTAATTCATTTCCGAGTATCTACAGCACTTACTAAAGTGAATATATAACTATTAGTAAGTTTTAActtatatgaataaaaatttcaattagcaTTATCATATTCTTCTAATACTATGGaaactttattataaaataccattgtatgtaatatttttcaaatatttcattagtctaactaatataactaaaaaattatGATTGAGATTATGTGCATACTTACTCAATCTACATATAATATAAGTTGTATTAGGTcgagaaaaattcattaaatgcaaCAGACTCTCAATAATCTATGTGTATTTATATTGAGTAAGAGGATTatctctatttttctttaattgagaGTCAAAATTATAAGGAGTGCTTACTATTTTGATATCGAAATGTTCAAATTTCTCTAGAATATTCTTAATAAAATGCTCTTGCAATAACattatattatctttttttttaattttctaacactcaaaatcacatttacttctcctatattaaatttaaaagtaagaaaattttttattttacatactATATTATAACTCAtatcaaatataaatatattatccgcatataaataaataataatatatttattatttataaattttgtatatatatatttatcaacTTTAACGGAGAAAAATCTatcattaattaaaactttGTTAAATTTCTCATACTATGATTAAATACttattttaaaccatataaaaatttaaaaaatttgaaaactttattttcttgaccACAAATAACACAATTCTCAAATTGAACTATATAAATTTCTTCTCCATTTAATAATGATGTTTTAATATTCGATTAGTGATTAAAAAGTTTAtgctaataaattaaaataattaacactTTAATAGAGAAATTCTAACCACAtgaataaaagtagaaaaacaattaatatttatttctgAGTAAAATCTTTTACCATTAATCTTACTTATATTTATCGTTCATCCATATGAATTATATCatttttataaatctatttGCAATAAATTAATTAGCTCCCGAaggtaaatttattaaaatctaagaattattttataaaataaaatcaattttaattttaacggtTTCTTTTTAAAAAGGAGGTTCAAAACAAGTAATAGCATTAAAAAAGTTTCATTGttattttcaacaaaataaaaataaaactcattttttaaaaaatattttttttgtctttcacttttttttaattcttcatTGTTACTTTTAGTCATTTTCATAATGTTACATGAGAAATTTGctcaaattttaaagaaaaaaaattaaaaaattaaatattttttatcttaattaTATTGTCACAATTAAACATATTATTTttcagaataaaaaattaataggcAGCACTGTATTCAACATAACTTATAAATatgcaattaaaaatttttaaaccaTAACTTATTCTGGAGACATGCAACTTTGACATGGTCCATTAAATTCTacttaaattagtttttttttttaacttaaaaccaTCCATAACTTATTCTAATTtatataaaacttaaaacaatttaaatttaaatgacctggaaaattaaaagttttattgaCAATTAATTCgatcatttgaattttgatttaaaatttaaacacataaattcatttttcttaaataattatCATTTTTACCCTAAAATAATATGTGATCCCAATTTAAATCTCCAAACCCTCATTTGCGGTAGAAATTTTTAGTACGTCGAGGCACCTCCTGCCATAGACAATATTctttgagagagagaggaagatACTATagaaaaaatcttttaaaatagctttcttgcatttacccgtgattttttttatgtaattattaattttatcacattTTTATTTTCGttatattcataaattttatttatttatatgtatattataaatttaaattataataaaatatttaagtataaatagtaagaagaattttaaaatttaaacttattatgtagttttttaatattattcaaataatCTAATATTTAATGCAAGttcttataaattaaataaattggatatcatttaaataattctaatgttttaaatttttttaaatttattaaaattaattgagagTAAAATAAATCACTTATTATATCATCaaacttaataatttttttattatagaaattttattttatttttttaatattatcaaaattgaaatttaatattaataatcttAATTCGAAATTCTGATTGTTTTACTATTATATATAACTCAAAATACAACAATTCATTTActaactttaaaacttaaatataattattaaaattaaaaggacAACCTATTATCTAatagatttatatattatcttttttaggattatttaatattttatttaaaatttaaattataattcttgttattgcataatttatattattttttttcaaaatgtttaaatgtgttctcttaatatttttataccaattttttaaaaatttactatttaatcattataatattgagaaatttatttgtgagtctttctatttttaaaaatatattaaaatatttttaatattttaaaaaatttattagttcatcacttcattaattttaaattataatttttattatcttttttaagattatttaatatttaatttaaaatttaaattataattcttattattgcataattttattttatcaattttttcaaaatgtttaaaTGTGTTATCTTTAATACTTTcatgttttttaaaaataatttactatttaatttatataatagagAGAAATTTATTAGcggatctctctatttttaaaaatatattaaaatatttataaagttttaaaaaatttaataattagtctctatattaattttaataattaaatattataaaaaaaatctaaaatatcctcgctataaaagaataaattagtaaaatttttataattttaagagattagttaataaaatttttttaaattatataaattaaataataaaacacttaacaattaaaattgataGGAGTACTaactaatagactttttaaaatgtcagaacGTTTcggtagactttttaaaatacagAGATGAATTAGTGAATTTTCCTAGAgactatataataattttttaaaatatttatatatatatataataattattttttaaaattttattttattatttatactttaaaatttaaattcaattataaaatcATCCTCcactttcaaatttaaattaatttaaataataaaatcattatctaatttaaaatttaaattaaattataaaattaaaagatatattagacaacttttaaatatacttataaataattaatagataCAAGGATAGAATAGTTAACTGAGACTCTATTTACATTGCtacttataatttttcataatactTAAATTTACTCATTATAATCATTTATTGACTTTCACTATAAATTTTCCAATGAAAATATGTAGAATAATCTAAAAATTTACTTCTAAATATTACTAAAAGaacaaaataaaatcttaaatataataatatatatatacttaaatttaaaattattataaaaattaaattcatttcaataatatatattatgttaattttgacacttttttattaatatatataaccgaaattcaaatattcataatttttcactttaaaatttaaatataattattaataattaaaaaacaacatattatttaataattatatattatcaaattatttatatgttttgataattatttaatctttaatttaaaatttaaatatttattagaaaccacttattatttaataattttatattatcaaaattattgttttacacttttttagaattatttaatatttaaatatattattttaaaaatttatattttaatatttaagtatTAATCACATGTATATTCAGATACTCCTTGaggcttattttttttattttttttattttaaaattaataattatgattgaatttcttttaattgaaaattaaaaattaaaagagtaaaatCGAAAATCTCtcgaatttaattaaatatatttattatagatGCGTCCTGAAATTTGTCAAATGATTAaaacattattaatttattatgcaaacgtaataatatttgatattttcaattaaatcataatttaaatagtaaaaaatagcAGTGTGGTACAAGCATAATGAGGGTAAGGAATAGAGTCGGAATTTTTTTTAGAAGAagctaatattttatttaaaagataattaattatttatatattttaagagagttaaatatttcataattgTTCCCACCTCCCATCCGCATCAGCTCTGTGAGGGTGGTACGGTAGATAATCCACGACGGCTATAGGAAGTGAGTGGTGAGGTGATATGGTGGTGGAAGCCAAAGAAATAGTAAATTGATaagttaataatataatatgaaattcattaattaattttttattttaaaaaatatattaaaatatttttaaaaaaatttaaattttaactattaaatcactcaaaaaatttattatttaatttttttttattttataaaaatatttattaattaattattttatattaaaaatattttaaatttttttaaaattcgaatgtattaaaattaataaatagattttttaaatttttagagatgttttaattatttttcaaatttaatgaattaattaatatttttttatattataagaattaaatagtaaattttttaataataaattaaaaaatttattatatattttagaagttagttttttattttttaaaaatatattaaaatattcttatatttttaaaaaaattataattaatttttttattaattttagttgtcaaacatttttattattttgttaatataatataaaaaaattcattaattattcttttaaatagataataatatttactaattaatacCTCTATATTAAATctatgtttaattttttttttaatttaatagctaaaataataaaaaaaaactagttaataaattttataaaattttaaaaacgttttaataaattttttaaaatcaatgaaataattcattaattttctcatatcacatttttaataaattttagaaaaaaaattatcatttagtTGATAGaataaacaaattaattagttattgtGTTTTCCAAAATATTAAATAGTCcctgtaattttaaaaactcaacTAGAAAATCCCTCCCATCAAGTTTTAGCACTATTATTGTTAGTCTATACATGAAGATAAGAAATAAGGTAATGATAACAAATAAAACTAATAGTAACATTGTTAAAGCCTATGTTTGGTTTGGGGTAATTTAGCGAGGGAAAGTTCAACTTCTTAGAAAATATGAAATGTTAACTTGTTTGGTTggtatgattttataatttcccGGAAAGTTGTTTCGTGTTATTTTTCCTCTACGAGGAAAGTAAATTTCCCTCTACGAGGACAGTAAATTTAAGTTACTTctcttattttctattttaccctttttattctctttttcataattaaatatttaggtGAAAATTGGTAGAAAATTAAAGGTTATATTTATTGATAGGTAATGAtgtgtaaaaaattttataatataatgttatttaagttatatattcattcaaataaaaaaaagaaattaattaaattaaatataaatatttttttatattttatgataatttttgttattatcataaaaaaattatatatcgaTTATTATGTGAGTGgagtatttatttttcaaaatttgagtatttgattaatatataattttttctattaaattgaatattatacatatatttaaaGTAGGTATATTCACTCCATTTATTTCCTCACAATCAAATTATACtttgtagaaaataattttctaagAAGTGTACTTTTCAGAGAATTAACTTCCCtagaattatattattttgaatcaAGTCAGGCCTTTTTAACTGGAAAATCTTTAAATTGAGTTTTCAAAAATACAACAAGTATTTAGTTAATTTCACTATATCATCTGAtgaattaagtaataatttttctaaattttattttttaaaaaaagaaatcatgAAGATCATATCCTGTGCTCATGGGCATGGCTTTGGTTCATGAATACAGCATATtctcataattaatttaaaagtgtTTAAGAAGACTTTTGGTTCAATGCTCCAACTCACTCTTCAAATAAACTACAAAATGCTTAGAACAAAAGCATGCCAAAAGGACCAATCTTAAAGACTGGTTATgcaattcaaaaataaatattttcagcTTCTTCACTTGAAAGCAACAATTACAAGAAACCAACCCTGTATATAACTATCCTCCTCTAATTCCCTCTCCTTCATCCTTCTACTCTTCTCAACTTAAATGGCTCTCTCAGTCTCAAACATTTCTCTTCTCACCTTTTTAGCATCTCTCTTCATCTGTTCAGCCATAGCTCATGAATTTTCCATCGTTGGTTACTCGCCGGAGCACCTGACTTCCATGGATAAACTCAGTGAGCTATTTGAATCATGGATGTCTAAACATGGCAAGATCTACAACACCATTGAAGAGAAGCTGCATCGGTTTGAGGTCTTCCAAGATAACTTGAAGCACATTGATCATAGAAACAAGGAGGTTACTTCATACTGGCTGGGATTGAATGAATTTGCAGACCTCACCCATGAAGAGTTCAAGAGCAAATACTTAGGATTGAATACAGACTTTTCAAGGAGGAGAACTTCTGAAGATATCAGTTACAGAGATCTTGATGTTGTGGACTTGCCTAAATCTGTGGATTGGAGAAAGAAAGGAGCTGTAACTCCGGTGAAGAACCAAGGTTCATGCGGGAGCTGTTGGGCATTCTCCACGGTTGCTGCTGTTGAGGGTATAAACCAGATTGTGAACGGAAACCTAACGTCGCTTTCAGAGCAAGAGTTGATAGACTGCGACACATCGTTTAATAG
The genomic region above belongs to Manihot esculenta cultivar AM560-2 chromosome 3, M.esculenta_v8, whole genome shotgun sequence and contains:
- the LOC110612200 gene encoding cysteine protease XCP1, giving the protein MALSVSNISLLTFLASLFICSAIAHEFSIVGYSPEHLTSMDKLSELFESWMSKHGKIYNTIEEKLHRFEVFQDNLKHIDHRNKEVTSYWLGLNEFADLTHEEFKSKYLGLNTDFSRRRTSEDISYRDLDVVDLPKSVDWRKKGAVTPVKNQGSCGSCWAFSTVAAVEGINQIVNGNLTSLSEQELIDCDTSFNSGCNGGLMDYAFEYIVNNGGLHKEEDYPYLMEEGTCEDKREEMEVVTISGYHDVPENNEASLLKALAHQPVSVAIEASGRDFQFYSGGVFSGACGTDLDHGVAAVGYGSSKGLDYIIVKNSWGPKWGEKGYIRMKRNSGKPEGLCGINKMASYPIKKK